Proteins found in one Mixophyes fleayi isolate aMixFle1 chromosome 8, aMixFle1.hap1, whole genome shotgun sequence genomic segment:
- the LOC142100037 gene encoding uncharacterized protein LOC142100037 produces MASYRERNRGSKEFQERVQAKLRNGVDVNSLSTIERISIGIYTINLVAAGRARDAAEKMEAEKKLKAEKKMEAEKKMEAEKKLKAEKKMEAEKKMEAAKKMEAEKKMEAEKMMEAAKKMEAAKMVEPERDGYEIPTERPKPSVKAAPTEDKTSVSSENGFQTASYKRNRNEKSVPEKLRNVTDVNSLPLNERISLGIYTCALGGAARREKLEATNMMEPEIHGCEEKIPTEGPKPSVEAAPTQRSRKELSHERRKTKQMNYIETLSIYDRVQLGIYTWRLGQGIYNP; encoded by the exons ATGGCCTCTTACAGAGAAAGAAACAGAGGTTCAAAAGAATTTCAAGAGAGAGTGCAAGCGAAATTAAGAAATGGGGTTGATGTGAACAGCCTTTCCACCATCGAGCGCATCAGTATAGGTATTTACACCATCAATCTTGTAGCAGCTGGGCGTGCAAGGGATGCTGCAGAAAAGATGGAAGCTGAAAAAAAGTTGAAAGCTGAAAAAAAGATGGAAGCTGAAAAAAAGATGGAAGCTGAAAAAAAGTTGAAAGCTGAAAAAAAGATGGAAGCTGAAAAAAAGATGGAAGCTGCAAAAAAGATGGAAGCTGAAAAAAAGATGGAAGCCGAAAAAATGATGGAAGCTGCAAAAAAGATGGAAGCTGCAAAAATGGTGGAGCCAGAAAGAGACGGCTATGAGATACCAACTGAAAGGCCAAAGCCATCTGTTAAGGCTGCTCCCACAGAAGACAAAACATCAGTGTCTTCTGAGAACG GTTTCCAGACGGCCTCTTACAAGAGGAACAGGAATGAGAAAtctgttccagagaaattaagaaaTGTAACTGATGTGAACAGCCTCCCCCTCAACGAGCGCATCAGTTTAGGCATTTACACCTGTGCTCTCGGAGGAGCAGCTCGGCGTGAAAAGTTGGAAGCCACAAATATGATGGAGCCTGAAATACATGGATGTGAGGAGAAGATACCAACTGAAGGGCCCAAACCATCTGTTGAGGCTGCTCCCACACAAAGAAGCCGAAAAGAATTAAGCCATGAACGCAGAAAGACCAAACAAATGAACTACATCGAGACACTTTCCATCTATGATCGTGTGCAGTTAGGGATATATACCTGGAGATTAGGACAAGGAATATATAACCCATGA